ACTCTGTTCGGGGTGATGGAGATGGGAGATCCGGGAGAGACGATGAACGCCGCGCATCTGCATCTGCTGCTGAACCACCTGCCGGTCGTGGGGACGATCGGCTGCATCCTGCTGCTGGCGCTGGCCGCCGTGCGCCGGAGCCCCGAGCTGGCGAAGGTGAGCCTGGGGATGGTGGTGCTGGTGGCCCTCGCCGGCGCCGCCGCGTACCTCACCGGCGAGCCCGCCGAGGAGTCGGTGGAGCACGCCGCCGGCGTCAGCGAGGCGCTGATCGAGCGCCACGAGGAGGCGGCGCTGGTCGCGCTGCTCCTCCTTTCCGCCGTCGGCGCGCTGTCGCTGGTGGAGCTGCTGGCCTTTCGCCGCCGCGCCGTGCCGCGCCCGCTGATCCTGGCGACGCTGCTGGCAGCGCTCCTCCCCGCCGCGGCGATGGGATACACCGCCAACCTCGGCGGCCAGATCCGCCACGCCGAGATCCGCGCCGGCGCGCCCGTAGCCGGCGGCGAGCAGGCGTCCGAAGCGGGCGAGCGCGACTGATCCTCCGGCGCGCGCGCCCATCTCCCCGTCCGCGGCCCGGCAAGCCCCGGACGGGGAGCTTCGCCGCGCGCGGAGATGCGGCGATGGGAGTCCGCGAAGGCGGACTTCGGGCCGTTGTTGCCGCGATTTCAATCGCCCGTTCCGCCCCGGGCCGAACCATCGAGGCGTCCGGCCGCGCCGCCCCTTGTTTCCCATTCCCCTTCCGCGCGCTCCGTCCAGACGCATAACTTCCGTGCTCCACCCCGCCCGGACCCGCCGGGCATCCTCCATCCTGGAGCGCCGAATGATCATCGCCCTGGCCGTGCTCGCGGTCGTCGTGCTGCTGGTGATCGTGGTCTACAACGGGCTGGTGCGGCTGCGGCTGCAGGCGCAGAACGCCTGGTCGGACATCGACGTTCAGCTCAAGCGCCGCTGGGATCTCGTTCCCAATCTTGTCGAGACGGTGAAGGGATACGCCGCCCACGAGCGCGGCACGCTGGAGTCCGTGACCGCGGCGCGCACGCACGCGATGTCGGTGCAGGGAAGCGGCCCCGCCGAGCGCGCCGTGGCCGAGGCGCAGCTCACCCGCGCCATCGGCGGCCTGGTGGCCACGGCCGAGGCGTATCCGCAGCTGCAGGCGTCGGGCGGCTTCCGCGACCTGCAGGCGCAGCTGGGGGGGATCGAGGAGGCGGTGCAGAACGCGCGGCGCTACTACAACGCGGTCGTTCGCGAGCTGAACGCCAAGATCATGCAGTTCCCCTCGAACCTGATCGCGGGGATGTTCGGCTTCCGCCCGCGCGAGTTCTTCGAGGCCGACGCGTCCGAGCGCGCGGTGCCCAAGGTCAGCTTCTGACCGCGACGCAGGCCCGGACGGGGGTGATATCTCGTCCGGGCCTCCGCGCACCGGAACCTCGTCCGCGCGGACGCCGGTAGTCCCCGCAGGGGGACTTCGGGGGCGGTCGTTGCTGCGGCTTCAGCCGCCCCGATCCT
This sequence is a window from Longimicrobium sp.. Protein-coding genes within it:
- a CDS encoding LemA family protein, with protein sequence MIIALAVLAVVVLLVIVVYNGLVRLRLQAQNAWSDIDVQLKRRWDLVPNLVETVKGYAAHERGTLESVTAARTHAMSVQGSGPAERAVAEAQLTRAIGGLVATAEAYPQLQASGGFRDLQAQLGGIEEAVQNARRYYNAVVRELNAKIMQFPSNLIAGMFGFRPREFFEADASERAVPKVSF